Proteins encoded in a region of the Acidobacteriota bacterium genome:
- a CDS encoding sigma-54-dependent Fis family transcriptional regulator — translation MNARIALVDDDPAFAEYLQVFLQTRGYTVDVHHNGATLLEHLQTGAAPHIVLLDVEMPDLDGLETLREIRRLQPTAEVIMLSGRQAPATIVEAVRLGATDYVLKGGSPGGLGEAALEAAIRNALERQSMTAEIARLGAQLAEDPQGLQPYWSDSHSMHVVMDMVDRVADSAVGVLMRGESGVGKEVIARELHRRSSRRTQSFVKVNCAALPAELLESELFGHERGAFTGAGTSRVGKFEFAHRGTLMLDEIGEMPAALQAKLLHVLQDGALTRLGSNQTIDVDVRIIAATNRDLEAMMAAGTFREDLYYRLQVIEIRVPPLRERREEIPALIEYFLAKYSAVYRRPLRRPSQRLQEALLAHAWPGNIRELENMMKRFVVLQDETFIFSELQRPREGVRGSVTSSPAAAPAPASADSTSLPRAARTVPLPDPQNQRDQDVTSEQPVDLPTLARAAAQRAEHKAINEALDRFRWNRRKAATYLGVSYKTLLNKMKECGISDREQA, via the coding sequence ATGAATGCCCGTATAGCGCTCGTTGATGATGATCCCGCGTTCGCTGAGTATTTGCAGGTCTTTCTCCAGACCCGCGGATACACCGTTGATGTCCATCACAACGGGGCCACCCTGCTTGAACACCTGCAGACCGGTGCAGCGCCCCATATCGTCCTGCTCGACGTCGAAATGCCCGATCTGGACGGCCTGGAGACGTTGCGTGAGATCCGGCGTCTGCAGCCGACGGCCGAGGTCATTATGCTGTCGGGCCGCCAGGCGCCTGCGACCATTGTCGAGGCCGTCCGTCTGGGCGCCACAGACTATGTGCTGAAGGGCGGGAGTCCCGGCGGGCTCGGCGAGGCGGCACTGGAGGCCGCCATTCGCAACGCTCTTGAGCGTCAATCAATGACGGCCGAGATTGCCCGCCTCGGAGCGCAGTTGGCCGAAGACCCGCAGGGACTGCAGCCCTACTGGAGCGACTCCCATTCCATGCACGTGGTGATGGACATGGTGGACCGCGTCGCCGACAGCGCCGTGGGTGTGCTGATGCGTGGTGAAAGCGGTGTGGGCAAGGAAGTGATCGCACGCGAACTGCACCGGCGCTCGTCGCGGCGCACCCAGTCATTCGTCAAGGTCAACTGCGCGGCGTTGCCCGCGGAACTGCTGGAAAGTGAACTGTTCGGCCACGAGCGGGGCGCCTTTACCGGCGCCGGCACGTCGCGCGTGGGCAAATTCGAGTTTGCCCACCGGGGCACCTTGATGCTCGATGAAATCGGGGAAATGCCGGCGGCGCTCCAGGCGAAGTTGCTGCACGTGCTCCAGGACGGTGCGCTCACGCGCTTGGGCAGCAACCAGACCATCGACGTGGACGTCCGGATCATCGCCGCCACCAATCGCGACCTGGAAGCCATGATGGCGGCCGGCACATTCCGGGAAGATTTGTACTACCGCCTGCAGGTCATCGAGATCCGTGTGCCGCCATTGCGTGAGCGCCGCGAAGAAATCCCTGCGCTGATCGAGTACTTCCTGGCCAAGTACTCCGCCGTGTATCGCCGCCCGCTCCGCCGCCCCAGTCAACGGCTGCAGGAGGCCCTGCTGGCGCATGCCTGGCCGGGCAACATCCGCGAACTTGAGAACATGATGAAGCGGTTCGTGGTGTTGCAGGATGAGACATTCATCTTCAGCGAACTTCAGCGGCCGCGTGAGGGCGTGCGCGGATCCGTCACGTCATCGCCGGCTGCGGCGCCCGCGCCTGCGTCGGCCGACTCCACGTCACTGCCTCGCGCCGCGCGAACAGTGCCGCTCCCTGATCCACAAAACCAACGGGATCAGGATGTCACGTCGGAACAGCCGGTGGACCTGCCCACCCTGGCACGTGCGGCGGCGCAGCGTGCTGAACACAAAGCCATCAATGAGGCACTCGATCGCTTTCGGTGGAATCGCCGCAAAGCCGCGACATACCTCGGCGTGAGCTACAAGACACTGCTCAACAAGATGAAGGAATGCGGAATCTCCGATCGCGAGCAGGCCTGA
- a CDS encoding Crp/Fnr family transcriptional regulator: protein MRTSTSNPTLSLRGLLETTSASFTVVRHWPGEVIFYQGDDADTVMHIEEGRVRLSVSGASGKGAIFGLMGPGSFLGEDVLGGRSRRRQTATALIETELLVLKKTEMTRLIRADEAISERFITHTLARKASLETDLTVQLLCSGEDRLIHTLLTLAGCDSRCNGRYALPKVSQEVIAEMVGTTRSRVNFFMGKFKKHGFLEKQGDLLQVIPSNLAFLRADSRAL from the coding sequence ATGCGAACTTCAACAAGCAACCCCACTCTGTCGCTGCGCGGTCTGCTGGAAACAACGAGCGCGTCCTTCACGGTCGTGCGCCATTGGCCAGGAGAAGTGATCTTCTATCAGGGCGACGACGCCGACACAGTGATGCACATCGAAGAGGGCCGTGTGCGCCTTTCGGTGTCGGGGGCGTCAGGCAAGGGCGCAATCTTCGGTCTGATGGGACCGGGCTCGTTCCTCGGCGAAGACGTGCTCGGTGGTCGCAGCCGCCGACGGCAGACCGCCACAGCCCTTATCGAAACCGAACTGCTGGTGTTGAAGAAAACCGAGATGACCCGCCTCATTCGTGCGGACGAGGCCATCTCTGAGCGATTCATCACGCACACCTTGGCGCGCAAGGCGTCGCTTGAAACGGATCTGACGGTCCAGCTCTTGTGCTCGGGCGAGGACCGGCTCATCCACACGCTGCTCACGCTCGCCGGATGCGACAGCCGTTGCAATGGACGGTATGCGCTCCCGAAGGTGTCACAGGAGGTCATCGCAGAGATGGTCGGCACCACCCGCTCACGCGTGAACTTCTTCATGGGCAAATTCAAGAAGCACGGCTTCCTTGAGAAGCAGGGCGACCTGCTGCAGGTCATTCCGTCCAACCTTGCGTTTCTGCGAGCTGACAGCCGTGCGCTCTAA
- a CDS encoding CsbD family protein has product MLNKNEREGKVDKVKGKVKETVGRITNDPVLEDEGVRDQASGEVQDTVGKVQRKVGEAVENVGKKLKH; this is encoded by the coding sequence ATGTTGAACAAGAACGAACGTGAAGGAAAAGTGGACAAGGTCAAGGGCAAGGTCAAGGAGACCGTCGGCCGCATCACCAATGACCCGGTGCTCGAAGACGAGGGCGTGCGGGATCAGGCCTCAGGCGAAGTCCAGGACACCGTTGGAAAAGTTCAGCGAAAAGTCGGAGAAGCCGTCGAAAACGTCGGCAAGAAACTCAAGCACTGA
- a CDS encoding glycosyltransferase family 2 protein, translated as MLSLCICTRNRPLEVERCVGSLSRSCRPESGDEIVIIDDGDLADVFVSTLRERATAAGFGFTYHRKQVQDGLYASRRVAASIVTGDVIVFLDDDVEVPEDFLSKLRAHYEQDSQLMGVGGVDVAPGGSFAGYLFRRIFLIAGRKPGRLSVTGMAGSAYKWPHEGRPFDTEFMCGFCMTYRRSAVSQLLPLPWLVGYSPGEDLLVSKQAARHGRLLIDPALQVVHHHSPTNRWDSVKLRSQLILLAIPSMRILRPTTAARVLIHWSILGSLIHPLLALRWKEFVKTLNAVMTPMANSPQGFSLDLEGEHVSPPVTAQTRSGPSE; from the coding sequence ATGCTGAGTCTCTGTATCTGCACCAGGAACCGTCCGCTCGAAGTTGAGCGATGCGTGGGTTCGCTGTCGCGATCATGCAGGCCGGAATCAGGCGATGAAATCGTCATCATCGACGATGGAGATTTGGCTGATGTGTTCGTCTCGACCTTGCGCGAGCGCGCAACAGCCGCCGGGTTTGGATTCACGTACCATCGCAAGCAGGTACAGGACGGCCTGTATGCATCGAGAAGAGTCGCCGCATCGATCGTGACCGGCGACGTCATCGTCTTTCTCGACGACGACGTTGAGGTCCCGGAGGATTTTCTGAGCAAGCTGCGGGCCCACTACGAGCAGGATTCGCAGTTGATGGGTGTCGGGGGTGTGGATGTGGCCCCCGGGGGCTCGTTTGCCGGGTATCTGTTCCGCCGCATCTTCCTGATCGCCGGTCGCAAGCCCGGCCGTTTGAGTGTGACGGGTATGGCCGGGTCCGCGTACAAGTGGCCCCACGAAGGCCGGCCCTTCGACACAGAGTTCATGTGCGGGTTTTGCATGACCTACCGACGCAGCGCGGTCAGTCAGTTGCTGCCACTGCCGTGGCTGGTGGGGTATTCCCCTGGCGAGGATCTGCTGGTTTCGAAACAGGCCGCGCGCCATGGCCGCCTGCTCATCGATCCGGCGCTGCAGGTGGTGCATCACCATTCGCCGACCAACCGATGGGACAGCGTGAAGTTGCGGTCGCAACTGATTCTGTTGGCCATCCCGAGCATGCGCATTCTCAGGCCCACCACCGCCGCCCGAGTGCTCATCCACTGGTCTATTCTGGGCAGCTTGATTCACCCACTGCTGGCCCTCCGCTGGAAAGAGTTCGTGAAGACGCTGAACGCCGTGATGACACCCATGGCGAATTCGCCTCAAGGTTTCTCCCTTGATCTGGAAGGCGAACACGTGTCGCCGCCCGTGACCGCGCAGACGCGGTCGGGGCCCTCGGAGTAG
- a CDS encoding glycosyltransferase family 4 protein: MTSEIVGPPGGGGLGTAMTGLAEHLAASGCRVCILYTGTISAPDIRIDPWKARYADRGIEWVALSIEELKGLAGPVRDHGFGTPYLVYQYLSTRRFDVVHFNDYGGEGSLCLVARKLGLAFRDSLLVVALHGPSEWALELNKARATTLVQSALNHAERLSVKTADVLWSPSQYLLDWARQHAFESPRQTIVQQYCLPSPPSIPKEAGSLDPATPITELVFFGRLEARKGLPLFCDALDQLHDTLVDRRVTVTFLGKPGVCAGMDGLAYVARRAKAWRFGVKAVTHLGQPQAIAYLLRGRKLAVMASPADNSPCTVYEALLWGIPFLAARVGGVPELVDPDDHSRVLFDATPAALHEALLRALDDGAWIGAPAIAQEETRRLWLDFHANWMTYLTPVASPGTSASVVAIVDGGSAADLDRTLTSLAAIKAIRRVLVLSRDGAADVPASKSFPVCNIDLSRNDTTALHDELATLDAKAVLLIHAGITVQAVAFAQMLPALTMADIDGLQSAGEVTRGTSRRIIPPLGGDPVFTRWEGATFTGGLLVRGEAVMRALLGHSVAGEDAFATLVEHFVSQGLEIWPYPLPVFERPSQWQALPARWPRSRAREQRPRRSRAVWALRLIDVGLAPVVRVAASWRRRLSAIRSRRWINRLDG, translated from the coding sequence GTGACGAGTGAGATCGTCGGCCCGCCAGGAGGCGGAGGCCTCGGCACGGCGATGACCGGCCTGGCGGAACACCTCGCGGCATCCGGCTGCCGCGTGTGCATCCTGTATACCGGCACCATATCGGCGCCAGACATCCGCATCGACCCCTGGAAGGCTCGATACGCCGACCGCGGCATCGAGTGGGTGGCGCTCTCCATCGAAGAGCTCAAGGGGCTCGCCGGTCCAGTGCGAGATCACGGTTTCGGCACGCCGTACCTCGTCTACCAGTACCTCTCGACAAGGCGTTTCGATGTCGTCCACTTCAATGATTACGGCGGGGAGGGCAGCTTGTGCCTTGTCGCCAGGAAGCTCGGTCTGGCGTTTCGAGACTCGCTGCTGGTTGTGGCCCTGCACGGGCCATCGGAGTGGGCTCTTGAGTTAAACAAGGCGCGTGCGACCACCTTGGTGCAGTCGGCTCTCAACCATGCCGAACGGCTCAGTGTGAAAACCGCCGACGTGCTTTGGAGTCCTAGTCAGTACCTGCTCGATTGGGCCCGGCAGCACGCGTTTGAGTCGCCGCGGCAGACCATCGTGCAGCAGTACTGCCTTCCCTCACCGCCTTCCATCCCGAAGGAGGCCGGGTCGCTAGACCCGGCTACACCCATCACCGAGCTTGTGTTCTTCGGCCGGCTCGAAGCGCGAAAGGGCCTGCCACTGTTTTGCGACGCGCTCGACCAACTGCACGACACGCTGGTCGATCGACGGGTCACAGTCACGTTCCTGGGAAAACCCGGGGTGTGCGCGGGGATGGATGGTCTGGCCTACGTGGCCAGGCGCGCCAAGGCCTGGCGGTTCGGCGTCAAGGCCGTGACTCACCTGGGCCAACCGCAGGCGATCGCCTACCTGCTACGGGGCCGGAAACTCGCCGTCATGGCGTCGCCGGCCGACAATTCTCCGTGCACGGTCTATGAAGCGCTGTTGTGGGGCATCCCGTTCCTGGCCGCCAGGGTCGGGGGCGTTCCCGAACTGGTGGACCCGGACGATCACAGCCGGGTGCTTTTCGACGCCACCCCGGCTGCGCTGCACGAGGCCCTCCTGCGCGCCCTCGACGATGGCGCGTGGATCGGCGCACCGGCAATTGCTCAGGAAGAGACCCGGCGCCTGTGGCTGGACTTTCACGCAAACTGGATGACCTATCTCACGCCAGTCGCGAGTCCCGGGACCTCCGCGAGCGTCGTCGCAATTGTCGACGGTGGCTCGGCCGCCGATCTCGACAGGACGCTGACGTCGCTCGCGGCCATCAAGGCCATCCGACGCGTTCTGGTCCTCAGTCGCGACGGCGCCGCCGACGTGCCGGCATCAAAATCGTTTCCGGTTTGCAATATCGATCTGTCAAGAAACGACACAACCGCGCTTCATGACGAACTCGCAACGCTCGACGCGAAGGCCGTGCTGCTGATCCACGCCGGCATCACGGTTCAGGCGGTGGCTTTTGCACAGATGTTGCCCGCGCTAACGATGGCAGACATCGATGGCCTCCAGTCTGCAGGGGAGGTGACGCGTGGCACGTCGCGGAGAATCATCCCGCCTCTGGGCGGAGATCCGGTCTTCACACGATGGGAGGGCGCCACGTTCACCGGTGGCCTCCTGGTGCGTGGCGAGGCCGTCATGCGCGCACTTCTCGGGCACAGCGTCGCCGGCGAGGACGCGTTTGCGACACTCGTTGAACACTTTGTGAGTCAGGGACTTGAGATTTGGCCGTATCCACTGCCCGTCTTCGAGCGACCATCCCAGTGGCAGGCCCTGCCCGCGAGGTGGCCGCGGTCCCGCGCACGTGAACAGCGGCCTCGACGCAGTCGGGCGGTCTGGGCGCTGCGCCTCATCGACGTTGGACTGGCCCCGGTGGTGCGTGTTGCGGCGTCCTGGCGCCGGCGCCTGAGCGCGATTCGCTCACGCCGGTGGATCAATCGTCTCGACGGGTGA